A region from the Triticum urartu cultivar G1812 chromosome 1, Tu2.1, whole genome shotgun sequence genome encodes:
- the LOC125508252 gene encoding uncharacterized protein LOC125508252: MGSWKRTITTPFRKACTILSPQHGAGRSEDQHGGSGNDGKKTPRTRHHLKRSGAAAAMAQGEVVESPSTTAQLYGDVMACAYEDVQVMWSMLDNKAKVLDSAAS, translated from the coding sequence ATGGGTTCTTGGAAGCGCACCATCACGACGCCGTTCAGGAAGGCCTGCACCATCCTCAGCCCGCAGCACGGCGCGGGCAGGAGCGAAGACCAGCACGGCGGCAGCGGCAACGACGGCAAGAAGACGCCGCGCACGCGCCACCATCTGAAGCGGtccggagcggcggcggcgatggcgcaGGGCGAGGTGGTGGAGAGCCCGTCCACGACGGCGCAGCTCTACGGCGACGTGATGGCGTGCGCCTACGAGGACGTGCAGGTCATGTGGTCCATGCTCGACAACAAGGCCAAGGTCCTCGACAGCGCCGCCTCGTGA